The genome window TCGTAAAAGCCCGGAACGCTCAGCCACCCATGGTGATTCTTCAAATAAGCCGCCAAACGTATGCACGAACTGCGTGATAGACCAGTTGTTAACAAGTTTAATTAAGTCGCTCATGTTAGAACCTCCGGTCTGTTATGGATTATTGTTCTTCATTCTAAGTGTCGTTCAATGTCGCGACAACAATATTTACGCAATTTTGTAATATAACATAACATCAGAGTTTCGATTTGTTTGCTGTGCACGGGAAGTTCAGCTTTTATTGTCCTTAAACATGAAAAAACCGCACTCCATCAAGGGAATGCGGTTCATGGGTCTAAGACCCATTAGCATTGTCATCTTGCACAATGCGCGGTTAGAGTTGCACATTATGCGGTCTTGCAGCTGCTTTGTCCCGCACAAACTTGCGGAAGGTGAATACCAGCTTTAATTTCAGCAGATCATTCGTCTTCTTAAAGTCCATTTGCAGCAAGCTGCCGACTTTCTCCATACGATAGGTGACCGTGTTTCGATGCACAAACAGCTGCTTGGCAGCTTCATTGATCAGTCCATCGTTCTCAATAAAGGACTCCAATGTATTCATTAATACCTGATTGGGATCACCGTCTCTGGCAAGTAACGGTTCAAGTACTTTATTGCAGTAATTCTCCATGATGTTATCCGGTACATGTTGGAACACATAGGCAAATTCGAGCATTTCAAATTGCAACGCACGGTCTTTCATGCCGAATCGACGAGCCAGTTGTCGAGTATCCAGACATTCCTGATACGCTTCACGGAGCGATTTGGGTTCATGTTTCATTTTGCTGATCCAGAAACGCGGAGCCGGTGCCCCTTTTGCTTCTTGTGCTGCCAGCACATCACCGAACCGGTTCAACAAAAAACCTGACAGTTCCTCTCCATAGTCTCTCCCTGTTGGACAGGTATAGATGGACAGAATGCCATCTTCGATCTGAAAATGCTGTGAGGCCGTGAATTGCATCAGCGGATTGTATTGTAATTCACGATGAATCTGTTTAAGCAGCTTTCCCTCGGCGAAGAGAGTCGGCTCAAGCGTAATCAGTACGCACTGATACGTTCCCTGGAACAGATGTACACCTTTGTTTTCACTCAAGGTGGTCAATTCCTGAATGGTCATTTTGTTATCCAGATACTGTGAAAGTAGTATACGCATCTCATCTTGAACGGTTGGATTAATATGCTCGCGATAAGTCATATCCATATAAAATGCCAGTACATCGGCAGCCTGTTGGAACAGTTCTTCTTCTGCCCGAAGGGATAAGGCTGAATCGGTAAACACCAGCAACGATCCGTATTCTTCATCATTCTGCTTGATCGGTACGCGATGACAACTTCCCTGATTCCATTTCACTCGGTGCATGACGGATTTCCATGGCCAGCCCTGGGTTACAGCATCCCCTGCAATGCCTTCACTGCCATAGAGCACATGCCCACGTGAACCAATGACGGCAAGCGGATAGTTCAACACCGTAGCAAGTTCGGCAAACACATTCCGGTGTGGCTGTTGTTGCAGAGCAAACTGCATTAATTTCTTTTGCTTCTGCACAACCTCATGCAGCAATCGGTTACTGCGTTCATGCTCAGCCTTGAACAAGGCATTCATCTGGTCCGAGAAGGTGAATTGAAAAGGAAGCTCCAGCAATGGTAACCGAAGTCGATCCGCTTCCTCGACAATGCCTTGGGGAATGGACTGCCAGAAGCGTCCCAGCTTGATGCCGAGTCCTGCGCAGCCACGTTCATTCAAGCGCCGCATCAAACGCAGTGCGTCTGTTTCACTGTCTTTCATAATAAAAGCGGTGGTGAACAACATTTCTCCGGATTTGATCCAATCCGCGATATCAGGAGCGTCCATGACATTAACGGATTTCATCATCCGTGAAGTCCCTTCTCCACCCGCAACCAGTTTGGCCTCGGACAACGGGTATACCTGTAAAGCCTCTTTAACCGTAAGTTGCATGGACACTACCTCCCATATATATAACACAAAATCATGTTATTTTCGTTTCAACAGAATTAATTCTGGATTACATTACTAATTACATCTATATTCATCCATTTAACTTTGTTTGTTGTTAAGTATTATAACATCAATTTATTCAATAAAGCTTACACGACAAAAAAATAAAACCTATGACCTAATTACAGCGCACTTTGCTGTAATCGGCATAGGTTTTATTAAAATTATTATGATCCACATAAGTTGAAGTAATCCATTTACACGATAACGGAGAGGGCAGAAAAAACCTGAAAAAGCGAAGCGTTCGCCTTTATCCCCGGATTTTCCCCTTTAAAAAAGGGAATCGAAAAAATCTGGGGATAACAGCGATTGGAGGGTTGTTCTGTCATCGTAGTGTCAGTGTAAATAACTTTTAGTTCAACTACGATCAGATTTCCATGGTTTCGTGATTCATCCATAATTTCATACGGGATAACACATCTTTGACATTCAGCGGTTTGCTGAGATAGTCTGAAGCACCTGCTGCAATACATTTCTCCCGATCCTCTTTCATGGCCTTGGCTGTGAGTGCAATAATCGGAAGCTGAGTCATGCCAAGCCGTTCACGGATCTGGCGAGTCGTCTCATAACCATCCAGTTCCGGCATCATAATGTCCATCATGATAATATCAGGCTTGACGCCTCCACGCTCCAACAATTCCAGACATTCATAGCCATTCTGAGCTGAAATGACATTCATGCCGTACTGCTCAAGAGCGTTAGCTAGCGCATATACATTTCGAATATCATCATCAACGACAAGCACTTGACGACCGCTGAGCAAAGATTCTTCCAGAGGTGTCAATAAAACATCAGATGGTTCGGAAGTCATTGAAGGGAGCTTATTAATCTCAGGTGTAGTGCTTGCCACCTCATTCAGGAACAACCGCGATGCATTCATGGTCTCCGGTTCATCTCTTCGCAGTGGCAGGAACAATGTGAACACACTGCCATGTCCTTCACGACTTGTTGCCGAGATTGAACCCCCCAGCAAAGTTGCAAGCGATTGAGAGATCGACAGACCAAGTCCTGTCCCGCCATATTTACGTGCCGTAGCTCCATCCGCCTGTTTGAATGCATCAAAGATCTGCAAAAGTTTGTTTTCCGCAATGCCAATCCCTGTATCACTGACGGAGAAAGCAATCACTTCGGTCTCTTGGTCTTTCACTTCAGGATGAGCCAGACTCATTCTGGAGATGGTTAAGGCAACTTCACCCTCACTGGTGAACTTGAATGCGTTTGAGAGCAGATTTCGGAGAATCTGATGCATTCTCATCTCGTCAGTCACGATGGTTTCCGGTAAAGGACTCTGGAGCTGAATTCGGAAATCTATTTTTTTCTGCTCCGCTGTTTTCAGGAAATACTGATTCATGACTTCAGGCAGGCTGCTCAGATAGACATCATCAAAATCCACTTCCATCTGCCCGGCCTCTACCTTGGATAGATCAAGAATATCATTGATCAGATTTAGCAGGTCCTTGCCTGACTTGTGAATGACCGAAGCATAGTTCTGCTCTTCACTATTCAGGTGTTGGTTTTTATTCTCAGACAATATTTCGGACAGGATCAGCATGCTGTTAAGCGGTGTCCGTAATTCATGGGACATGTTCGCCAGGAATTCGGATTTGTACCCCGAGCTTGTTCGTAACTGATCTGCCACAACTGCAAGTTCATTGGCTGATGTCTCAGCAGCGCTCTTCTGTATTTCCAGACGTTCATTAAGCATATGAAGCTCTTCAGTCTGCATTTGCAGTTCCTCTGTCTGAGACAGCATTTCTTCGGTCTGAGACTGAAGTTTCTCCGATTGTGCCTGTAACTCTTCATTCAGAA of Paenibacillus sp. FSL R5-0517 contains these proteins:
- a CDS encoding PucR family transcriptional regulator ligand-binding domain-containing protein, which produces MQLTVKEALQVYPLSEAKLVAGGEGTSRMMKSVNVMDAPDIADWIKSGEMLFTTAFIMKDSETDALRLMRRLNERGCAGLGIKLGRFWQSIPQGIVEEADRLRLPLLELPFQFTFSDQMNALFKAEHERSNRLLHEVVQKQKKLMQFALQQQPHRNVFAELATVLNYPLAVIGSRGHVLYGSEGIAGDAVTQGWPWKSVMHRVKWNQGSCHRVPIKQNDEEYGSLLVFTDSALSLRAEEELFQQAADVLAFYMDMTYREHINPTVQDEMRILLSQYLDNKMTIQELTTLSENKGVHLFQGTYQCVLITLEPTLFAEGKLLKQIHRELQYNPLMQFTASQHFQIEDGILSIYTCPTGRDYGEELSGFLLNRFGDVLAAQEAKGAPAPRFWISKMKHEPKSLREAYQECLDTRQLARRFGMKDRALQFEMLEFAYVFQHVPDNIMENYCNKVLEPLLARDGDPNQVLMNTLESFIENDGLINEAAKQLFVHRNTVTYRMEKVGSLLQMDFKKTNDLLKLKLVFTFRKFVRDKAAARPHNVQL
- a CDS encoding CHASE3 domain-containing protein, whose product is MSKTRRFTIRSKILLGYLVVVLLFGAVLLVLTAQINVLQKENDFISHHDLEVHNLTNAIEKNVLNMETGQRGFMITGNESYLEPYSQGLSQWSSNYDKLNALISDNPSQQQSLQSIKTHITRWIEIAGEPLVKLKKQEDQAKVVAFFQTDPGKTEMDLLRSQLTTFRNTEIALTEARVTDLATRSSTLLTIMYTLWGIIAALSIAAALVISGNIVKTLRDVMQTISDISKGGNLKQRIQVRTHDEVGDLGHETNKLLDEVQEQNRVKDQITGIATLLQNPTNLEGLSRLFLSELAMLFEVPYSVLYYWKDNRLLRVAAYAADGEKERSLGKVSLAPGEGLVGQSAVEKRVLRMNDLPQNYIRISSGLGYTSATSLTVVPVLFEGRTIAVIELASMKPLQENNMKLMQELTDIFGVSLHSTVTRMELQQLYDESQVLNEELQAQSEKLQSQTEEMLSQTEELQMQTEELHMLNERLEIQKSAAETSANELAVVADQLRTSSGYKSEFLANMSHELRTPLNSMLILSEILSENKNQHLNSEEQNYASVIHKSGKDLLNLINDILDLSKVEAGQMEVDFDDVYLSSLPEVMNQYFLKTAEQKKIDFRIQLQSPLPETIVTDEMRMHQILRNLLSNAFKFTSEGEVALTISRMSLAHPEVKDQETEVIAFSVSDTGIGIAENKLLQIFDAFKQADGATARKYGGTGLGLSISQSLATLLGGSISATSREGHGSVFTLFLPLRRDEPETMNASRLFLNEVASTTPEINKLPSMTSEPSDVLLTPLEESLLSGRQVLVVDDDIRNVYALANALEQYGMNVISAQNGYECLELLERGGVKPDIIMMDIMMPELDGYETTRQIRERLGMTQLPIIALTAKAMKEDREKCIAAGASDYLSKPLNVKDVLSRMKLWMNHETMEI